A single region of the Planctomycetota bacterium genome encodes:
- a CDS encoding serine acetyltransferase, with translation GTGVVIGETCEIGDHVKLYQGVTLGALSFATDSDGNLVRGLKRHPTIEDNVVVYANATILGGATVIGHDSVVGSSVWLTRSIDPHTTVTLEKPKLRMRAESIQEMQEELNYQI, from the coding sequence CGGCACCGGCGTGGTGATCGGCGAAACCTGCGAGATCGGCGACCACGTCAAGCTGTATCAGGGCGTGACGCTGGGCGCGCTCAGCTTTGCGACCGACTCGGACGGGAACCTGGTCCGCGGGCTGAAGCGGCACCCGACCATCGAAGACAACGTGGTGGTCTACGCCAACGCCACGATTCTGGGCGGGGCGACGGTGATCGGCCACGACTCGGTCGTGGGCTCGAGCGTGTGGCTGACGCGAAGCATCGACCCGCACACGACCGTCACGCTCGAAAAGCCCAAGCTGCGGATGCGCGCCGAATCGATCCAAGAGATGCAGGAAGAGTTGAATTATCAGATCTAG